Within Mytilus edulis chromosome 10, xbMytEdul2.2, whole genome shotgun sequence, the genomic segment cacattacagccaatttcaatgagtatgtagctaaaggtattatctttggttagcttgcttgctagctgaaccgtgaagtcattgatAGGTTAGGTAAACGACCCTACCTTTAGAATAGACTTGTACGACAGAAAACCAATTGATCTGTCTGTTGGATTATGCTACTTCAAAAGGAGGATAGTATACCTggcctaataatgacttcacagttcagcttaCAGGCAAGCTACCCAAAGATGTTACCTttcgctacacactcaatggaatccgctgtaaatGTTTCCTAGATTTACATGTATGATGCTTGGTCcatattgaaatatatgaaagttcaaaacaatgaaacaaaagaATAAGATACATCTTGTTTACTTATCTCACAAGTAAAAATCTTCTTCAAcgttccattctcatttttaaaatgcaacatgtacatgtacaagcaAAAACTGAGATAGTGGCGCACATTTATAAAATCAAAGCCTTAAGAATAAACaagtaaaatgttttcttttatttacttcaCAAAGTTGCATTGCCTTTTACCACATTAAATGTCTTAAAAATTGCTTATGAAATTGCAAACatctatattttaaatttttcacaCCTGTTGAATTCTTTCTACAAATTCTTTCCCTTTTGATGCCACTAACCACTGACATTGTGGAAAACTTTTAGCATGTTCTACAATTGGAATGTCATTTGCTTCCCACTCAGACAGCATCCCTCCACACCAAAAACATTTTGCCTTGTCCCCTTGACCTGCAAAAAAACcagcatttttaaaatttcaatatatatgccaAAGCAGTTTtgcttaaacattgttaaataacattaataatgacataaatttaacagaaatttGGACAATTCGCTGTTTTTGTGGGCTAAAGACATGATTGTATCTGCTTTCCGattaataattaaacaaaaaatgctaaaaataaattgagaatgtgttgattggacacagatgatgcccctgcttgcatataacattataaagagacataactcaagaacagtaaacCACAACCataatttgaacttgatcttAGTATTGTGGTTATAACTactaataagcattgtgtataagtttcataaaatttggttgaggcattAGCTCAGGTTCAGGAGTTTGTAATTCAGTGCTTGTCCTTTTTtgctgtgttacatgtttgtttttcgttcattattttgttcataaatcaggccgtttagatttcttgtttgaattgttttacatttgtcatttcagggcctctTAATAGCTGACTCTGATGTATGGGCTATGCAGtgatatagtcatgatagttgttaatttccttgtcatttggtctcttatgaagaTTTGTTTAATTGGCaaccatacaacatcttcttttttttggggggactAAGTTAACACTTCACGCCTTTCATGGCATGTCTGGTGCAGTGGGGTCATAAAACAAACATGAGAAACTGAACCAAAATTTTACCTAAGTAAAACAACCCTGCTTCTGCTAAATCATCAGGCTTTTGCCTCATTTGTGGTGGCCACCCAGTAAAACTTGATTTTCTTGTAGATAAGTCTCTATATGCTGCAAATTTGCATGGAGATTTCATCATAGGACACTGTGGAAAGTTTCTCTTATGTTCTGTTAAAATGTTATCATTCGGCTCCCAGTTGCTCAATATTCCCGCACAATATACACATTGTACACGATCACCATTACCGGgaccaagaaaataaaatcctTGGTTCACAAGTTCATCAATAGACAAGAAATTTTTTTCAGGAGGCCAtccattttgaaatgtttctCTCCGTAATTTTGAGTCATTCCTAAGGGGTGCTAATCTGTTCCGTGGATGATCCATGGCAGCCAAGGATCACATCTATTTCCTTAGCATGATTTGGACCATTACATTATTCTTTTACTTGACATGCTTGAAcctaaatttaaagaaaacaacatattatatttatcatgtttagcAATTTATTGGATAATTGAAAATGTTGAATCATTCCCATTTAAACAAATTTTCCCGTACTTTTTAATACTAAATTTTCATTGGACAACATATGCATTGACGTCCTTAACTGTACTGCTTTGATTTGTGCGCTTGGCATTGTCAAACTCTTGAGATATCTATGATATCTTAAACGGTATAATCTGTAAGTATCTGTCATCCAAATTTCTTATTAAAATAAACACGTCTtacttacaaaaatgtacatgtaccatcaTGACCATGCTTAGTCTTACAGAAGCaattaaaaaagaataagaaaatatGACATGTTTTAAGAACTAAAATAAATGTATGGTATGGGTCTGTCATCACGTTGTATTCATAAATCTGGAATTGCTTTGGTGTACGGTAGCTATTGTTTattagaatgtaggacagaaagtcacagagAAAAAGTCACGGACA encodes:
- the LOC139491318 gene encoding putative inhibitor of apoptosis codes for the protein MDHPRNRLAPLRNDSKLRRETFQNGWPPEKNFLSIDELVNQGFYFLGPGNGDRVQCVYCAGILSNWEPNDNILTEHKRNFPQCPMMKSPCKFAAYRDLSTRKSSFTGWPPQMRQKPDDLAEAGLFYLGQGDKAKCFWCGGMLSEWEANDIPIVEHAKSFPQCQWLVASKGKEFVERIQQHVQQGTPLQNVSTDQTVASASSLAHAASPVSSAQLEAVLMGFDQLTVSEAMKTLGNPAEINLESLVQAILEVQSSQASGHTDMVNNLDVGALTLQNREMRDRTICKICGQRQVNLVFLPCGHLVCCIECGAEITHCLICNVQVFKKVPVYM